Below is a window of Paenibacillus bovis DNA.
AGCAGTCCGGCACACCCATAGGTGCTCCATTGTACGCTGTACCGAGCAGCTTTTTGCCCTGTACGAGTACAGACCCCACATGACGGCGTGGACAGCGTGAACGTGTCGATACCATATGTGCAATATCCATAAAGTACGTATCCCAGTCTTTACGCATCCTGGTCTTCCCCCTTAACCATTTAAAGCCTTGCGTATGGCAGCAGTTTGGCAAGCATCTTGCTGCCGATCCCTTTGACATTGTCCAGTTCGCTTACACTTCGAAAAGGACCGTGTGCATTACGGTAATCGATAATAGCCTGTGCCTTCTTTTCCCCGATTCCAGGCATTTCGGTAAGCTCGGTCAAGCCTGCCTGGTTGATACTGATCCTGCCAGAAGTATCTTCTGCCGGTGTAGAACTGGCGGGAGATGCATCTGCAGAGCCCGATCGGGAATTGGATGTATCACCTGAAAGCGGCTGTGTACTTGTATCGGCTCGGTAAGTCCCCGCTGCTGCCTCTGTAGATGATCCGGCTGAACCGGCAGCTGCATCGGTCCGGGAACCGGATACGACTGCCTGTTGATCCGTAGTCATCCGAGAGGAAGCCGGTTGTTCTGAAGCCTGATGGGCTGCAGAAGATAACTGATCGGCGGG
It encodes the following:
- a CDS encoding ComEA family DNA-binding protein is translated as MKRNMMWIAAVSAVLGIGLICFGAGQPEDQGTPWVALDERAAASLTANAPAEQAKRQAMEALPPAGAAALQPVSTQSAVSSVPADQLSSAAHQASEQPASSRMTTDQQAVVSGSRTDAAAGSAGSSTEAAAGTYRADTSTQPLSGDTSNSRSGSADASPASSTPAEDTSGRISINQAGLTELTEMPGIGEKKAQAIIDYRNAHGPFRSVSELDNVKGIGSKMLAKLLPYARL